The following are encoded together in the Pseudobacteroides sp. genome:
- a CDS encoding agmatine deiminase family protein produces the protein MKGRIINVLLVFTGIIVLISGGIWNFNENSKNNEKHEQSKEDTSVSIPAQYRFPAEFDKQQAIWMQWPSEVYNQASRPVVPVMLKIIKAFAPYIRVNIASRNVDEIVQGRNLLKQSGYTGTNVHFYVINHMSIWARDVGPIFVKDVENKLRVVDFKFNNYSRGGSQYYIDVENQVDALTAKIYGFPVIKSSLISEGGAIESNGRGTIMLTESVLLRRNPNMAKQQIEDEFKRVLGIKKVIWLKKGLAEDDNITSGHINEIARFASPNTILLAYVKSGDRYLNDYSKESYLRMEENYNILKNSTDQDGKPFRIIRVPVPPTLYNVRDSAGRLPIRSYLNYAVSNGVVVMQTYWRQGRSSSLKETEDGVKEILKGVYPGREVIGIDTESLNLWGGGIHCITQHMPAN, from the coding sequence ATGAAAGGAAGAATAATTAATGTATTGCTGGTTTTTACAGGTATTATAGTTTTGATATCTGGTGGTATATGGAACTTTAATGAGAATAGCAAAAACAATGAAAAACATGAGCAGAGTAAGGAAGATACAAGCGTAAGCATTCCAGCTCAGTACAGGTTTCCGGCTGAATTTGACAAGCAGCAGGCCATTTGGATGCAGTGGCCTTCAGAGGTTTATAACCAGGCAAGCCGTCCTGTAGTCCCTGTTATGCTTAAAATTATAAAAGCATTTGCACCTTATATAAGGGTAAATATTGCTTCCCGTAATGTGGATGAAATCGTACAGGGGAGAAATTTGCTGAAGCAAAGCGGGTACACAGGCACAAATGTGCACTTCTATGTAATAAATCATATGTCTATATGGGCACGGGACGTAGGCCCCATTTTTGTAAAGGATGTTGAGAATAAGCTAAGGGTTGTAGATTTCAAGTTTAATAACTACAGTCGTGGAGGAAGTCAGTATTATATTGATGTAGAAAATCAAGTGGACGCACTAACTGCCAAGATTTACGGTTTTCCTGTAATAAAGTCAAGCTTGATATCTGAAGGCGGTGCCATAGAGTCAAACGGCAGAGGCACTATAATGTTAACAGAGTCGGTTTTATTAAGACGCAATCCCAACATGGCAAAGCAGCAGATTGAAGATGAGTTTAAAAGGGTTTTAGGGATAAAAAAAGTTATATGGCTCAAGAAAGGACTTGCAGAGGATGACAATATAACCAGCGGGCATATTAATGAAATAGCCAGATTTGCAAGTCCCAACACTATATTGCTTGCATATGTTAAGTCAGGGGACAGGTATTTGAATGATTACTCCAAGGAGTCATATCTTCGTATGGAAGAAAACTATAACATACTTAAAAATTCTACCGACCAGGACGGGAAGCCCTTCAGAATAATAAGGGTTCCTGTTCCTCCAACGCTTTATAACGTAAGGGATAGTGCGGGAAGATTGCCTATCCGAAGTTATTTGAATTATGCAGTATCAAATGGAGTGGTAGTTATGCAGACTTACTGGAGGCAGGGACGTTCAAGTTCACTAAAGGAGACCGAAGATGGTGTTAAGGAAATTTTAAAGGGAGTATACCCTGGACGTGAGGTTATAGGAATAGACACTGAGAGCCTCAACCTTTGGGGTGGCGGAATACATTGCATAACCCAGCATATGCCTGCAAATTAA